Proteins co-encoded in one Haladaptatus sp. ZSTT2 genomic window:
- a CDS encoding competence/damage-inducible protein A translates to MQVALLTVGDELLAGDIDNTNASWLARQLGERGVSVVRVLVVPDDEEVIANQIRAYSDAFDAVIVTGGLGGTPDDVTMASLARAFDRDLEVNDEALEAVEARLAAIADKYPDLDIDATAEASIPAGSRVLINDAGLSPGCVLKNVYAVPGIPSEMQAMFEQVATEFSGDMQTRTLYTPTPEGQLLSVLRTVRDEFGVAVGCYPNREEGRNRLKLRGTDEKALDAAAAWLHEEIETV, encoded by the coding sequence ATGCAAGTCGCACTGTTGACCGTCGGCGACGAACTCCTCGCCGGCGATATCGACAACACGAACGCCTCGTGGCTGGCCCGGCAGTTGGGCGAGCGAGGCGTCTCAGTCGTGCGGGTTCTCGTGGTTCCCGACGACGAGGAAGTCATCGCAAACCAGATTCGAGCGTACAGCGACGCCTTCGACGCCGTCATCGTGACCGGCGGCCTCGGCGGGACGCCAGACGACGTGACGATGGCGAGCCTCGCCCGTGCGTTCGACCGCGACCTCGAAGTGAACGACGAGGCGCTTGAAGCGGTCGAAGCGCGTCTCGCCGCAATAGCCGACAAATATCCGGATTTGGACATCGACGCGACCGCAGAGGCGTCGATTCCGGCTGGTTCGCGGGTGCTAATTAACGACGCTGGACTCTCACCCGGGTGCGTGTTGAAAAATGTCTACGCCGTTCCCGGCATCCCCTCGGAGATGCAGGCCATGTTCGAACAGGTCGCAACCGAGTTCTCGGGTGACATGCAGACGCGGACGCTCTACACGCCGACGCCGGAAGGGCAGTTGCTCTCGGTGCTCAGGACGGTCAGAGACGAGTTTGGCGTCGCCGTCGGGTGTTATCCGAATCGCGAGGAGGGGCGAAACCGACTGAAGTTGCGGGGAACAGATGAGAAAGCGCTCGACGCCGCGGCGGCGTGGTTACACGAGGAAATCGAGACGGTCTGA
- a CDS encoding cupin domain-containing protein: protein MTDQPTPLVRRAEDITYEPVGAAEGMAKGVLISDQEGAPHFAIRRFTLDPGASVPKHTNEVEHEQYVLEGEYVVGIGDEEYTVTAGDSLLIPAGTVHWYRNESDEPGAFLCAVPNGDDTISLTE, encoded by the coding sequence ATGACAGACCAGCCAACCCCACTCGTTCGCCGCGCCGAAGATATCACCTACGAACCTGTCGGGGCGGCGGAGGGAATGGCAAAAGGCGTCCTCATCAGCGACCAAGAGGGCGCACCACATTTCGCCATTCGCCGGTTCACCCTTGACCCCGGCGCGAGCGTTCCGAAGCACACGAACGAGGTCGAACACGAACAGTACGTCTTAGAGGGCGAGTACGTCGTCGGGATTGGTGACGAGGAGTACACCGTCACTGCGGGCGATTCGCTGTTGATTCCGGCTGGAACGGTCCACTGGTATCGAAACGAGAGCGACGAGCCGGGTGCGTTCCTCTGTGCGGTGCCAAACGGCGACGACACCATCTCCCTCACCGAGTAG
- a CDS encoding universal stress protein, protein MYENILIPTDGSDTANVAVAHAVDLAATYGARLHALYVVDIDAVNFGLGTEQVDRITQGNFGEMTELQEKADKATGAVAAAAADHDVEVHEEVRVGAPHDVIAEYADSKDIDLVVMGSHGRSGVKRALLGSVTERVLRTTHRPVLVIDERGDD, encoded by the coding sequence ATGTACGAGAACATCCTCATTCCGACTGACGGAAGCGACACGGCGAACGTCGCGGTTGCCCACGCCGTCGACCTCGCTGCAACCTACGGTGCCCGACTGCACGCCCTGTACGTCGTCGACATCGACGCGGTGAACTTCGGGCTCGGCACCGAACAGGTAGACCGCATCACACAGGGCAACTTCGGTGAGATGACCGAACTGCAAGAGAAGGCAGACAAGGCGACGGGAGCCGTCGCCGCAGCGGCCGCTGACCACGACGTAGAGGTTCACGAGGAGGTACGCGTCGGCGCGCCACACGACGTCATCGCGGAGTATGCCGATTCGAAGGACATCGACCTCGTCGTGATGGGCAGCCACGGCCGGTCGGGCGTCAAGCGGGCGCTCCTCGGGAGCGTCACCGAGCGCGTCCTCCGAACGACCCACCGCCCAGTGCTCGTCATTGACGAACGAGGTGACGACTGA
- a CDS encoding CBS domain-containing protein, whose product MRSFQIGRLFGIPIKLDLTFLLVLPVFAWLIGTQVGLWAGTLNSLWGTAIDPANLDGTQMPWILGAVSAVGLFIGVVLHELGHSLVSMRFGFPIASIKLWLLGGVAQLTEMPENWKQELLIAIAGPIVSIAQGIIFYLILVAVPGFSDPVKFVIGYLALTNFALAAFNLLPGFPMDGGRVLRALLARNRPYAQATRIAAEVGKAFAIFLALIGLFGGGGIFMVAIAFFIYIGASSESQQMTMKAAFEGVRVSDIMTPKDQVDSVSPDNSVTELLRRMFEERHTGYPVMRNTDLVGMVTLSDAREVKEVERDAYTVSDVMSDELHTIPPESNALDALQQMQQHGIGRLLVVDEMGTFHGLISRTDLMTAFDIIQSSGPTQVRPGKTAVEPPSQMFDDPSQ is encoded by the coding sequence ATGCGAAGCTTCCAGATCGGGCGGCTGTTTGGCATCCCGATCAAACTCGACCTGACATTCCTGCTGGTACTTCCCGTGTTCGCGTGGCTCATCGGGACGCAGGTCGGACTGTGGGCAGGGACGCTGAACAGTCTCTGGGGGACGGCCATCGACCCCGCAAACCTCGATGGGACCCAGATGCCGTGGATTCTCGGCGCGGTCAGCGCAGTTGGCCTGTTCATCGGCGTCGTCCTCCACGAACTCGGCCACTCGCTGGTCTCCATGCGATTTGGCTTCCCCATCGCCTCCATCAAACTCTGGTTGCTCGGCGGGGTTGCCCAACTCACCGAGATGCCCGAAAACTGGAAACAGGAACTCCTCATCGCCATCGCTGGCCCCATCGTCAGCATCGCACAGGGCATCATATTCTACCTCATCCTCGTCGCGGTTCCCGGCTTCAGCGACCCGGTCAAATTCGTCATTGGCTATCTCGCACTCACCAACTTCGCGCTCGCGGCGTTCAACCTCTTGCCGGGCTTTCCGATGGACGGCGGGCGCGTCCTCCGTGCTCTGCTCGCGCGCAATCGGCCGTACGCCCAAGCCACCCGCATCGCCGCCGAGGTGGGCAAGGCGTTCGCCATCTTCCTCGCCCTGATCGGCTTGTTCGGTGGCGGTGGCATCTTCATGGTCGCCATCGCGTTTTTCATCTACATCGGCGCCTCCTCAGAGAGCCAGCAGATGACGATGAAAGCCGCCTTCGAGGGCGTCCGCGTCAGCGACATCATGACGCCAAAAGACCAGGTCGATTCGGTGAGTCCCGACAACTCCGTGACCGAACTGCTCCGCCGGATGTTCGAAGAACGCCACACGGGCTACCCCGTCATGCGAAACACCGACCTCGTCGGCATGGTCACGCTCTCTGACGCCCGCGAAGTGAAGGAAGTCGAACGCGACGCCTACACGGTGTCCGATGTGATGAGCGACGAACTCCACACGATTCCGCCTGAGAGCAACGCCCTTGACGCGCTCCAGCAGATGCAACAACACGGCATCGGCCGCCTGCTCGTCGTGGACGAAATGGGCACGTTCCACGGCCTCATCTCGCGGACCGACCTCATGACCGCCTTCGACATCATCCAGTCGAGCGGACCAACGCAGGTGCGACCCGGCAAAACCGCCGTCGAGCCGCCGTCACAGATGTTCGACGACCCATCCCAGTAA
- a CDS encoding sodium:solute symporter family transporter — MILPLQAEALDISFKLIPAIIVFLMMASFLVIGYIFKVADTEGMWVAGRGIGNIENGMAIGANWMSAASYLGLAGLVALAGFYGLAFIVGWTTGYFVLLIFLAAQMRRFGKYTAPDFVADRFNSPTARALAAFTTLLIAYVYSVGQARGMGLVGQYVFGLDIIPMIIVMMTITVGYLALSGMLGATKNMAVQYVILIVAFLAGVYVVGFTQGYSTILPQIEYGLLINELGRQFSAPFQNASYYIWVATAFSLIFGTCGLPHVLVRFYTVKSERTARWSTVWGLFFILLLYWAAPAMAAFGVDLFAKVNNISPDAVFSGAQAMSGAEGDVIVVLAAQFANLPRWFVGLVAAGAMAAAIATTAGLFITASSAVAHDIYSELINQDATQRQQVLIGRATIIGIGALVTVTAFNPPALIGELVAYAFSLAGTVLFPMFFLGLWWENTNREGALAGMTVGLLLWITSVINSVLPAYVPFLADIAGGSGNALIPIYAQYVPPIGAALVGTPLVFLVTIAVSLVTPEPSLETKRMVRQCHSPEPMGQQQSAEDIVSSSGGKTPADD, encoded by the coding sequence ATGATACTGCCACTGCAAGCAGAGGCCCTCGACATCTCGTTCAAGCTCATCCCGGCCATCATCGTCTTCCTGATGATGGCGTCGTTCCTCGTCATCGGCTACATCTTCAAAGTGGCAGACACTGAGGGGATGTGGGTCGCTGGACGTGGCATCGGCAACATCGAGAACGGCATGGCAATCGGCGCGAACTGGATGTCGGCTGCGTCCTATCTCGGCCTCGCCGGACTCGTGGCGTTGGCTGGCTTCTACGGGCTCGCGTTCATCGTCGGCTGGACGACCGGCTACTTCGTCCTGCTCATCTTCCTCGCCGCGCAGATGCGTCGGTTCGGGAAATACACGGCACCCGACTTCGTCGCAGACCGATTCAACTCACCGACCGCGCGTGCGCTTGCGGCGTTTACGACGCTCCTCATCGCGTACGTCTACTCGGTCGGACAGGCCCGCGGGATGGGACTCGTCGGCCAGTACGTTTTCGGCCTTGACATCATTCCGATGATTATCGTGATGATGACCATCACGGTTGGCTATCTCGCGCTCTCGGGGATGCTCGGCGCGACGAAGAACATGGCCGTCCAGTACGTCATCCTCATCGTCGCGTTCCTCGCGGGCGTGTACGTCGTTGGCTTCACGCAGGGCTACTCGACGATTCTCCCGCAAATCGAGTACGGCCTGCTCATCAACGAACTGGGTCGCCAGTTCTCAGCGCCGTTCCAGAACGCCTCGTACTACATCTGGGTTGCGACGGCGTTCTCGCTCATCTTCGGGACTTGTGGCCTCCCGCACGTCCTCGTGCGCTTCTACACGGTCAAAAGCGAGCGGACCGCCCGCTGGTCGACCGTCTGGGGGCTGTTTTTCATCCTCCTGCTGTACTGGGCCGCGCCAGCGATGGCGGCGTTCGGCGTCGACCTCTTCGCAAAAGTCAACAACATCTCGCCTGATGCCGTCTTCAGTGGTGCACAGGCGATGTCCGGCGCGGAAGGCGACGTCATCGTCGTCCTCGCCGCGCAGTTCGCCAACCTGCCGCGCTGGTTCGTCGGCCTCGTGGCTGCCGGTGCGATGGCCGCGGCGATTGCGACCACGGCAGGCCTGTTCATCACGGCGTCGTCGGCGGTTGCACACGACATCTATTCCGAACTCATCAACCAGGACGCAACCCAGCGCCAGCAGGTGCTCATCGGTCGGGCGACCATCATCGGGATTGGCGCACTCGTGACCGTGACCGCGTTCAACCCACCGGCGCTCATCGGTGAACTCGTCGCCTACGCGTTCTCGCTCGCCGGAACCGTGCTGTTCCCGATGTTCTTCCTCGGTCTCTGGTGGGAGAACACCAACCGAGAGGGCGCACTCGCCGGGATGACCGTCGGGCTGCTCCTCTGGATAACGTCGGTTATCAACAGCGTGCTCCCGGCCTACGTTCCGTTCCTTGCAGATATCGCCGGTGGGTCCGGAAACGCGCTCATCCCGATTTACGCCCAGTACGTGCCCCCGATTGGGGCCGCACTGGTCGGCACGCCGCTCGTCTTCCTCGTCACCATCGCCGTCTCACTGGTGACGCCGGAACCATCGCTTGAGACGAAACGGATGGTTCGCCAGTGTCACAGCCCAGAACCGATGGGCCAGCAACAGAGCGCAGAAGACATCGTCTCAAGCAGCGGCGGTAAAACGCCCGCTGACGACTAA
- a CDS encoding DEAD/DEAH box helicase, translated as MSQQLARVDTLFLHEIGDYYLVSVMRDGERVFRARLELKETNAGPRPARFRVIRGSNEEPRSPDQFVEIARRASRIRISEQTSSHAEAELLEMLDGYQLEAKRVRTCRICAGEGRYSPLTSETAIETDREHICPDCAKRELERELSFQGELTATAVERLEDLLLSVQNLERITNLLKGNLDPDLTKFDEISATVEDVDPVTTKSLKMHPGIKNLLTDRFDTLLPVQSLSVRNGLLDGNDQLVVSATATGKTLIGEMAGLNNHLNNKGKMLFLVPLVALANQKHEDFKKRYGHLGKVTIRVGASRVQDNGNRFDPNADVIVGTYEGIDHALRTGKDLGDIGTVVIDEVHMLEDEGRGHRLDGLISRLKYYCDERAKRKKSYSGAQWIYLSATVGNPKWLAKQLRATLIEFEERPVPIERHVTFASGAEKPRIENKLVRRAFDTKSSKGYRGQTIIFTNSRRRCHEITRKLDYNAAPYHAGLDYKRRKKVEKMFAEQELAAVVTTAALAAGVDFPASQVIFDSLAMGIEWLSVQEFHQMLGRAGRPDYHDKGVVYLLVEPDGSYHGSMERSEDEVAFTLLKDEMEPVETPYDEDAAVEETLANLVVAGKGAKRLNDRMLGDIPTKHAIGKLLQYNFIDGFEPTPLGRAVARHFLSPGEAFTMLDGIRKGLSPYEIVANIELRDPES; from the coding sequence GTGTCACAGCAGCTCGCCCGGGTCGACACGCTGTTCCTCCACGAGATTGGCGACTACTATCTCGTCTCCGTCATGCGCGACGGCGAGCGGGTGTTTCGCGCCCGACTCGAACTCAAGGAGACGAACGCAGGTCCTCGACCCGCCCGCTTTCGGGTGATTCGCGGCTCCAACGAAGAGCCACGCAGCCCCGACCAGTTCGTCGAAATCGCCCGGCGAGCCAGCCGCATTCGCATCTCAGAGCAGACCTCATCGCACGCCGAAGCAGAACTCCTCGAGATGCTTGACGGCTACCAACTCGAAGCAAAACGCGTGCGTACCTGCCGCATTTGCGCCGGAGAGGGGCGCTATTCGCCGCTCACGAGCGAGACGGCCATCGAAACCGACCGCGAGCACATCTGTCCCGACTGTGCAAAACGCGAGCTAGAGCGCGAACTCTCCTTCCAAGGCGAATTGACCGCGACCGCCGTCGAACGCCTCGAAGACCTCCTCCTGTCGGTACAGAACTTAGAGCGGATTACGAACCTCCTGAAGGGGAACTTAGACCCCGACCTGACGAAGTTCGACGAGATTTCGGCCACCGTCGAGGACGTAGACCCCGTGACGACAAAGTCACTTAAGATGCATCCGGGCATCAAGAACCTGCTCACCGACCGCTTCGATACCCTCCTGCCAGTCCAGAGTCTGTCGGTGAGAAACGGTCTCCTCGACGGCAACGACCAGCTCGTCGTGAGTGCAACCGCAACCGGGAAAACGCTCATCGGGGAGATGGCGGGCCTCAACAACCACCTCAACAACAAGGGGAAGATGCTGTTTCTCGTCCCCCTCGTCGCGCTCGCAAACCAGAAACACGAGGACTTCAAGAAGCGCTACGGCCACCTCGGCAAGGTCACGATTCGCGTCGGTGCGAGTCGGGTACAGGACAACGGCAATCGCTTCGACCCGAACGCGGACGTGATTGTGGGCACCTACGAAGGCATCGACCACGCACTGCGGACGGGCAAGGACTTGGGCGACATTGGAACGGTCGTCATCGACGAAGTCCACATGTTAGAAGACGAGGGCCGGGGCCACCGCCTCGACGGCCTCATCTCGCGGCTCAAGTACTACTGCGACGAGCGCGCCAAACGCAAGAAATCGTACTCAGGCGCACAGTGGATTTACCTGTCTGCGACCGTCGGCAACCCGAAGTGGCTCGCCAAACAGCTTCGGGCGACGCTCATCGAGTTCGAAGAGCGTCCGGTTCCCATCGAGCGCCACGTCACGTTCGCCTCAGGCGCTGAAAAGCCGCGCATCGAGAACAAACTCGTGCGCCGCGCGTTCGACACGAAATCCTCGAAGGGCTATCGCGGGCAGACGATTATCTTCACCAACTCGCGGCGACGCTGTCACGAGATTACGCGGAAACTGGATTACAACGCCGCACCGTACCACGCGGGCCTAGACTACAAGCGTCGCAAGAAAGTCGAGAAAATGTTCGCAGAACAGGAACTGGCCGCCGTGGTCACGACCGCGGCGCTCGCGGCGGGGGTTGACTTCCCTGCCTCGCAGGTCATCTTCGACTCGCTCGCCATGGGAATCGAGTGGCTTTCCGTCCAAGAGTTCCACCAGATGCTCGGACGCGCCGGGCGGCCCGATTACCACGACAAGGGCGTCGTCTACCTCCTCGTCGAACCTGACGGCTCCTACCACGGCAGCATGGAGCGCTCTGAAGACGAAGTCGCGTTCACGCTGCTGAAAGACGAGATGGAACCCGTCGAAACCCCCTACGACGAGGACGCCGCCGTCGAAGAAACGCTGGCGAACCTCGTCGTCGCCGGAAAAGGGGCAAAGCGGCTGAACGACCGCATGCTCGGCGACATTCCGACGAAACACGCGATTGGAAAGCTGTTGCAGTACAACTTCATCGACGGGTTCGAACCGACACCCCTCGGGCGTGCGGTGGCGCGTCACTTCCTCTCACCGGGCGAGGCGTTCACCATGTTAGACGGCATTCGGA